DNA sequence from the Saccopteryx leptura isolate mSacLep1 chromosome 4, mSacLep1_pri_phased_curated, whole genome shotgun sequence genome:
gcccgtggtcaaggcacatatgagaaagcaatcaatgaacaactaaggtgttgcaacgcgcaacgaaaaactgattgatgcttctcatccctctctcttacctctctctgttcctgttaaaaaaaaaaaaaaggcccagtaGGTTGCAACCTAGGTTTAAACTTAAGTTGAGCATGTGCAGTCTCATTGGCAAAAACTTTACCTCTCTTGATTTAACATAGTCCTGACAGGTTGTCATTGTTAGGAGTCCTGGCATCAGTACAGCACGTGCCTGTGAGCTGTCACCGATGACATTACTGCTCAGCTCACATGAACTCCAAGGTGAGGGCTCAGACTAGATTCTCTCCtgcaactcataatagttgcttctcacatgtgccctgaccaggcaagcccagggttttgaaccagcaacctcagcattctaggtcaaagctctatccactgcgccaccacaggtcaggcacaaatttctactttaaaatcaaCTCAATGAATAGCTCGGCAAGTGACTTACAGGCATTTGGGGCAGTTTTATAAACATCTGAGCTCATAAAATGTTAAGTATACATAATGCTATAAAAGAATTCAGACATAGGAATTGCATGTAAATCTTATGAAAAGAATGTCTTTGCTTAACATTATGAAAAGGCAACACCTGGAATAACTTTCCagttaaaaaaactgagagagagcTGACTGGCTCAGGCCCAAGGGGCCAGGTGAGgagtcaaaaaaaaattttttttttaaagattttatttatttatttattttagagaagaggggagagagggaggggaggagcaggaagcttcaactcccatatgtgctttgactgggcaagcccagggtttcaaactggtggcctcagcgttccaggtcgacgctttatccactgcgccaccacaggtcaggccaggagtcAAAATCTTAATGTCTCCTAAACTCCTAGTTCGGAACAGTCTGCGGAACTACACTCCTCTCTCCAGGTCTGTTAGACTCATTGTGCATCACCACAGTGGTCAGCTCGGAAGAACCTGGATGTATCCGTTACTGCAACACCATTCTGCTTGTGCTCCTTTTTGAGGACAACAGTGTAAGAGGGTAGGACTCAATCCAATGACTAGAAAACTGAATTAAATGATCAGGTTTAGAGAAGGCGTCGCCATAGTAAAATGCTGGATCTCACGGGAACCTAGGTTTTTGAATAGCTGCTGGTAAACCTGGAACAGCAAGTTCAGCAGTGACGTTGTTTCTCAAACCTGAGGCTTGTTAAAACCAGCAACAGTGCAACTTCACTGAAAGCCTCTTCCTGAAGGCTAGAATGTGTTTTTCTTATCAGTGGGGACAAGAGGACCCACAAGATATCTAATatgaaaatacataaatacatattgcTTCTTAAGTAACAACTTGGAAATGTGGCAGAGGGCAAATCCCAGTGTGTGGATTGTTTATCCCTTTgagaccaaattttttttttttacagggacagagagagagtcagagagagggatagacagggacagacagacgggaacagagagagatgagaagcatcaatcatcagtttttcattgcgacaccttagttgttcattgattgctttctcatatgtgccttgactgtgggccttcagcagaccgaataaacccttgctcgagccagcaaccttgggtccaagctggtaagctttgctcaaaccagatgagcccgcgctcaaactggtgacctcggggtctcaaacctgagtcctcggcatcccagtccgacgctctatccactgcgccaccgcctggtcaggcgagaccaaaattttaattttgtctgtTCACTGGAGGCAACTAAAACTTAGGAAATAACATGACAGTTTTGAGAATCATACTTTATTTACACGCAAATGAAGACTGTTCCCTGTAAACACCGACTGAGGATGAGAAGGGCGATACAGAGAAGCAATGCTGGCTCCAGGGTGGTGTCTGAAAGGAGTCCATCCAGCTGTTTCTTTAAACAAtgattttgttattaaaaagaaaaaaagccacatAACTTCTTCATGTTGCATATGTGACAGAATTCAAAAGAAAACTGACTTTTCAAAATTTTACAGTCTCCAGTCAAATTCGCAAGGTGACTGGAATGTCACTTCTATTCAGTGACAGTCCCTGCTCCCCAAGAGCAGTGGCCCCTGAGCGAGGGTTAATACTCATCCAGAGTATCTGCTCGCGGAATGGAGAGACCACGATCTTTCAGGGCCTGAACCTTCAGCTTCTCGGCTTCCAGCTTGGTCTGCTGTTCTACCCTCTGTTCCTCTAGGATTTCTTCAATCGACACTTGTTGGAGGGGGGTGTCACTCTCCTTTTCCAAATCCTACAAAACAAAGAAGTTTGGAAAAACTTCAATTGGTGACCAAGAATAGAAAACATTACAGATCTGAAGGCAAATGGATTCCCATGTCAGACTTAGGTTATTTTTCATAATTGAGACATGgctgaaatatttttctcctagGAACAGTACAAAGAAATGATCACACTACTACAGAGTGAATACTTACATGAATGTGGTAATGAGGGATCAGTAACTGTGTATAACAAAGCTCTAGGTGTCTGAAGTCCTACATTAGTCAAGAGtactttccttaaaaaaacaaataaaataaatagggcTATCTCTCCAACCCCAGAGAATCTAAGAAAGAGAAGTTACCAAGGCCAAGACGGCTTTAGATaagttttgtatatttatatttacattatcAAATTCAGCTGAATTTCTGGGGGGTGTTGCTCAGTAAGAAGGTAAAGAACACTGAGTCAaagaagcacccccccccccaaaggcaaTAAACTGTCCCTCTGTTGCATTAACTAAGAGACTCCTTTCCCTCTATAGCAACAAGTCTTGCAGAGAAAACCTCAGCAGACCAGTTAGATTACTAAACCAGTTTGGCCTCAATATAGTTCTCTGTtttaatgacaattttttttgctttctaaaaaattttttttctcattattaaaaaaaaaaatacacgctCATTGtatgacatttaaaaacaaacaagcaagaaaaaaaaaattttttttaaatccttaattCCAGTACGGAGGGATACCGTTTTGGTGACTATCCTTCCATCTTTTTTCATGTACCTACTGACTTTATAGTGactatattttttcacttaatatggCATAATAtgcttaagttttatttttatacacattatACCATTTGATAAACCATCTTGTAATGCAGAATCTTGCTATAAAAGCATATATTATCCACAGATTcagttaattcttttaaaaatgaacataaggtattattctggtttttttttataactgggaAGTCTATACAGACAGggtattcttatttcttttcctcttctctttcagtGATAAAATTCCAGGAAGGCGTTTCACATATACAAACTCCAGATGTCCCAGCCTATCACTGCATACTAATCTACAGATGTCACCAAGGCCTCAGGACCCACAGGCTGTAACATAGCAAACGGAGGACTCTCACCAGAGGACTCTCACCAGAGACGTCAGATGAAAGCCACACAAATTACATAAGCAAACTCTGCCCTAGGTCAAATGTTAAATGCACCCAGGAAAGTATATGTTATCCAGTGTAACCTGCCCTCACAACCCATGGGTTGCAGTGGAAGGGAAGATAATGTTCTTAGCTTGGCAAACTGCCTATTGAACTTTTCAGTGTTATTCAGTGAGCTATTCATGTGGTTGTGATAATGCTGTTTCCCAACAATCTGTCTTGTTAGTTAGTTAAGACTTTGTACATCACCATCCTTGAGGCAGAATCCAGGGACTTCTTAAGCAATGCAATGTTTACAGAATCTACATGGTTTCTGGGTATGACTTTCCCTAGGGTTAGCACTTAATTTCTTCAAACTATTAATCCATATGACTATTGATTCATACAACTATGGTATCACTGTAAAAATTCTATAGCATCCAAaccataatatataaaaagagtaCTTTTCTTCCCAAAAAGGCTCCCAGGAAACAATGAACTTTCAAGAACAATCACAAGTTTACCTCtactcacacacatatatatctacACAGGGGCAATTTGTGCCAATGTGCCTGCCACAGAAAGTATGTTACTGTTCACTGCTATAAAACTGAAGCAGAATATgtgtaaatattttaacttaaaatagcAAAGTAGTATGTTTCCTCCTTAAAAATTagaatcagaaaaatattaaaaaaaaaaaaggaaaaaaataatcatccaTAATTCTACTGTCCAGAGAGGTGTTGGCCCTTAATATACTGGTAGACCACTTCACAGTCTTTTACTGTCCTCCCTCATACCTCTGCGCACATAGTGCTTTATTTCAACCTTTACATAATAGAAGGAGATGATCATTTCTGCTGCATGAACATGCAAGAAATGATAAACAAAAATTGcaaccacaaaaaatattttgaaaatcagaAACAGACATTTCATAGAAGCACTTAGGCAGTACTGATGAGTGATTTCTAGCTAGCTATTTCAACACAAGGTCTCTGAACCAATCTGACCCTGGCAAAAATATCTCCTTATTTTCTCAAATGGCTTATTAAAAATAGCTATAGACCAAATCACTCCACTCAAAAGACTTCCACAAATCTGATTTAAGAGATGGCAATGTATTGGGAAACTTGactgaaaactttaaaaacaaaataggaaaagataaaaccaagcaaagatcaaagttttttttttccccatttttccgaggctggaaatggggaggcagtcagacagactcctgcatgcgcccgaccgggatccacccggcatgcccaccagggggcgatgctctgcccctctggggcatcgctctgttgcatccagagccattctagcgcctgaggcagaggccagcctgaggcagaggccacagagccatccccagcgcccgggccatctttgctccaatggagcctcggctgcaggaggggaagagagagacagagaggaagagagggggaggggtggagaagcagatgggcgcttttcctgtgtgccctggccgggaatcgaacccgggactcctgcacgccaggccgacgctctatcgctgagccaaccggccagggccaaagatcaAAGTTTTTAATCTTGACTTTCCTTGCAAACTCAATAATCAGAAGAAGCAAGATCAAGTCAAAGGTATTAAATAAGgtattttaaagtaatgtttaatgtaaaatatgaaatgaggtttatctttttaaaatactgagtacttctaatagttttatatatagggttgggcaaaagtaggtttataggcctgacctgcggtggcgcagtgaataaagtgtcgacctggaaatgcagaggtcgccggttcgaaaccctgggcttgcctggtcaaggcacatatgggagtcgatgcttccagctcttcctcccttctctctctgtttctctctctccctttctctctcctct
Encoded proteins:
- the LSM1 gene encoding U6 snRNA-associated Sm-like protein LSm1 isoform X2, which produces MNYMPGTASLIEDIDTNLVLHQTVERIHVGKKYGDIPRGIFVVRGENVVLLGEIDLEKESDTPLQQVSIEEILEEQRVEQQTKLEAEKLKVQALKDRGLSIPRADTLDEY